The following nucleotide sequence is from Trifolium pratense cultivar HEN17-A07 linkage group LG2, ARS_RC_1.1, whole genome shotgun sequence.
TGCAGGAATATTGGACTGTAAATTTCACCCCAGACAACCCTGGTTATTTACGGCTGGTGCTGATCAGTTGATTAAACTTTACTGTCACTACTAGAAAATGTTCTGATAAATTCATGCATGATTGACGGATGATATCTAAGAAGCTTGCAACTCTTATCTCCAATTTTGTTCACCAATTGTTAAACAGAAAGCTGAAACCACTGCTATCCCAGGTTAAGGGGTTAGCAAGTTTCCCGGCTctataattttgttgtttatggGAAATTGCTAGAGTTTGTTTTCTACACATCATATTTATTTCTTAGAATTTGTTTGTGCTCAGCAAAAATTCATTAAGATTGAAATAGAACCGTAATTTAGATCTAATATATATACATCTATTAGAAATCAATTATTTTAAGAAATCCAATTGATGTTTTCGTTTTTGCAAATGATAGTTGTTACAAAATGATGTGTACATGAATTGCAATAGTGTGACATCGTCTCTAATTTTGCATTCTCTGGTACGATGATTGGTCATTTTCCTTTCATAACACATTTTTACCCATAATAATTGCTGTGTTCATTTCTCGTCATGAAAGAGGTCTATGATGCATGGTGCTTGCATTAATAGTATGcaagatatatttttatgaGGCTAAGTCAAACATACCCACCTGTCTGCcgttccaaaaaaataaaaaatactcatCTGTCCACTACTATACATTTCTTGACATACgacaataattttttctttttgattatAGAGAAAACGAAGATAACAAAtgagatcaaaataattttttctgatAAGCTTCTTTTATATAGCACACTATTGTTTCTAGGgtatgctaacatgtgcccttaaggcagaCACATGTTAGCTTTTCCCTTGTTTCTATTCTAGTAAACTAACCTCGGTTGACAACAGTTCACATGTTTTCATCATAACAATGCAAATGTTAATTGCtattccctccgtcccaaaatgagTGAGCCATTTTGAGTATATATACTATTCACATATTTTACTTTGACCccatttttttactaataaataaaaacaaatattggcatataagatgttggattcatctcgatgagtattttcaaaatatcatatttttataatttttactattatacaattaaaaatattaatcgtcaaagttatgcattggcacaTGCGTGATGCAGTCAACTGACTCAGTCATTGTGGGACGGAGGAGTATTATATGCATCCATCTCAACTAAACTCACTATCTACTGACTTATGAATCTCAGCCCCACATTGGCAACAAACTGGTAACATTACATTCTACACTGCCAACTAAATAGTGTCCCACAACTTGATTCAACTCATCTCAACACAATGTGTTCAATACTATAATTCATACAACCAATCTAGCGCAACATCAACCATCTATCCACCAAAGAGTGATCAACACCTCATAAGATTAGACATACATTCCATAACACTATATATCACCAGGTCAACACTCCTCGGTCATACATCATCATGCGAGTACTTCATCAATGGCAACACCCAGATGTAGAGCATGTCATCAACCAAGCATGCTAATATGCTATAGCTccacaacatatatatatatcataccAATTTAGCAtgttaacacataaaaataggcATACTAGCTGAGAGCATAAACAACACAAGCATCCTCAACCAACAGTTAGATTATCCTATTATTGATAAATCTAAAATATCTGAACTTCAATTGGTACTATTTATCAAAAATCACCGATGTTTTTAAGTGTAAGATTAATCAACCACTAGTAGAACTTGGGGTCCCTACATGTTAAATTGCCTAATTCTACTCTTACCTCCCAGCTAATTGATGATTTCCTATCTACCTAAACACAAAGTATAACATAAGCTCCAAATAGAAACAACCCTGTCCTTCAAACATCGTACGAGAAGAGCACAAACCTCACAAACTGCCACAAATAGTTTCAACACTGCATCAGTTCCAAATCTTATCCCGATACAATTTAAACATTGCATATACAATTTTGTAGATGTTTAGCCACATTAAATTTCTTTCATTTGTGGCAAAATTATGGTATTCAAACATACATGCCAGTTTCGTTAAATTCGGCAATGTAAAACAGGTAGCCATTCTAAAAACATCATGATTTTAACATTACTGAGCTACAGATACAAACAATAAACAGTAGTAACTGAGTAATAATAATGGAAGCCTTCTTCCACTGTGTGAAAGCATTATAATATTGAATTTACTATACATCACATGTCTTACTTTATTTCCATTAGTGTTTATGAAAAATTACAAGATTGGCATATACTTATCTTCTCGCTTTGTTTTGTACCAAAATATCACAACAGCTGAACCGCTGCTATGGAAGGTATTTTTTCTCGCAATTTCTGTGTAACAGCAACACGCACAGTCATGACACCAGCAGCTGGACCTGTGATTCGGACCTTTACAATTGGCTCCTCAATAGCTACCAATTCAAGAGATCCACCAGCTGCCCCAACCAGGTACGGCCTTATTTCCTCTAGAACCTGAAACAGTTACTACGCATTAAACTCTGTAAACGTTTCAGATATAATATACATAAACATGTACTCTTTAAGACAAGTGAACAGGTACTGCATTTCACGATGGAAAAAGTAATTAAACTAGCTAAGAACGATGTTAATCTCGATATAATAATGATTTGAAAAGACAGAATAGAAAGACTCCATCTCTTGAACCAAAAAACCGAGAAGAAAAACTCCATCTTTGTCCCATTTCTTGTGTCAATATTAAGCTTATTTTGATCTTTTAGACCAGACTCAACAACCATAATCCTATACATACAGCAAAATGCAGAACATTGACAAAGCGTCTTTCTTTAACTGAAACACAAGGCTTGATATTGAGGTTTAAGCTACATAGTGATAGCTAGTACTCAATCTGAAATCCCATTCCACCGTGTAAATAGTGTAAAGATTTGAGTAACAGCACATAGTGAAAGGCTAGAGATTTACTTTCTATTGCATAAAACTGACTACTTTAATGGAAATATGAACGTAAATTTTTAGTAAACTTATATATTACAAAATAGtacttttaagaaattttataaTGATTAACTGTACCCCAAATGGACTGAATTTGACAAACGACTTGTCTTGATTGTGTCATAAAACTATATAGTAAATAGAATGGTTTGAATTTCACAAATAATCTGTCTTCTATGATTAATTAGACCACTTAGCACCAGTTATCATTCATCAACTCTTTTTACATTTGAAGTCAATCATCAGATCATCTTTGTTGTttgatattagtttttaaaaattacttttggGTTTTAAAAATACATTGCTTCAAGAGGTGTTTTGtatatatacccttattaagTTGTAACAAGAAATATCTGGCAATAATAATGTATTGTTTTGTTTCCCTCCCAAAGCCTATGCATATGTGTAGGCATTCCAGAAAGCGAAAACATGCAGAATAAGCAGTTTAGCATATGCATAATCATAATGTTATACATAACTAACCAACTAACCTTCTCTATATTTTCATCATTTAGCTCAAGACCGGTTTCTTCATCAGCTATGGGTTCGACTGCGACTATTTCAGGGATCTTTTCCATTAATCGACGTTCAATGCCCATTTTCATTGTCATAACAGAACTGGGACAAGATCCACAAGCACCCTGTAACTTCAAGCGTACAACATTGCCATCGATTTCATGCAGTGCGACATTTCCACCGTCTGAAATGAGATACGGCCGAATTTCATCCAACACAGTTTCTACATTTTCAGCAGTTAATGGTAATTCTACAGCTGGATTTGGAGTTGCAACTGCCTTTATAACTGTAAAAACATAATAATGATTAATGAAGATCACATTATTGGGAAAATATGATGGATAATAGAATTGGGCATAGTGAAGCTGAAGTAGTAtagtatgtattttttttgcatatttaacAAACAATTTTTGAAATGGAAGAATTAAGGTTTGAATATTGAAGAGGGAGGGAACTAACTAACCAAATGGAGGTGTAGAGTGCGGTGAATGAAACCAAAGATTATTGTTATTTGTCCTCTTCttaagaggaagaagatggGTACCGAAAAACCTTTTTGTATCCTGAAACGAGGAAACAATATTAGAACCTTTTTGGTGtgatattattatgattattattgaaGAAAGagcaaagaagaagaagataaccTTTTTGGTGGCGGcggaggaagaggaagaagaagaagaaggttgAAGGGCGGTGCCTCTGCAGTAGTAAGATTGTGCGTTGAGCAGCACCACACCTTGCATCGCTTTCTTTCTggagaaaatcaaaataattgttttgtttGACCTAACTCAATCACAGATTCGACAaagtttgtgtttttgtttgctTTGTCTTTTCCTTTTTCGTTCTCACCACCCAAACTCACTCACACCATCATCgttcgttgttgttgttgttgttagttAATCTCAATTCGCAGTAACTTCCGTTTCTCCCTCTGCTTCCTTCGTTTTGGGCCTCTTCTTTAAGCCCaacctttttttaatatcaCTTTACACCCCTAACTTCAAATACATAATCATATATAACATCTGTTAGTtagttacttaagtagcagattttaaaaataagaatttttcaTACTAGGGTTTCCATATCCAAGACCAAGAGTGTGAAAGGTTGTGATTTATTACCAGATCTTTAGGGAGAGTAACCAATTATAGTCACTTTTAGTCATGTACATGCCGTTTTTGTTGTTTGTCCAAATGAAGGTGTCCTCGATGGAATCATTGAACTTGAAGTTAGTGTTGTTAATGACATCAGAAACTAGTGGGGGTAGCTGAGTGTAGAGACTCTGAGTATGAGGATTCCATGTTGAAAGCACGTCTTTTACTAAAGAGTTGCAGATCATGTATATCGACATAGGGAACGAGTGATCCAAGACGACCAAGAGCGGTACAAGGAGTGAACTATTGTGTTTCTTccctcaaatttcacatttttataacgtccgctacttaagtagaggatTCTGTCCACTATTTAAGTAGAGAACTGGTTAAAATCTTGGTAGACtgttttttcatcaaaatttctcatttttataacgtccgttacttaagtagcagaagaCGTAGGGCACACGAGTAAACAatagggtgacaaaagtaattttcatcattttttgtcaaactaaaaattaaatattaatagatTTAATTTGGATACacatattgaaatttgaaaacaacataaaacaatttgtttatttaaactGATTATTCTAGTTTGTTTCCTCCGTAGAAATATTTGCAAGTTCCAATGGGTGGCAGATTGGAAGATCCTTGTTCTTAATTTGACATGGAGGATACAGAATCATACAAACATTAACTTTTACAGaaaacatcaaaaaaaaaaaaagacacacaTCCCAGAAATTAATGATACAAATTTCAACCTTTGGACCTCTAACTgtccaattaattaataatccCAATCACACACatgaatgaattaaaaaaaaaaaacaacacataCATTAAAAAGGAGAAGCATAAAGAGGATTATTATGGTGATTAGTAGAAGAAGAATTCtttcttttgaaaaacaaaTCACCAAGAAGAGGAATAATAGGCTTCTGCTTAGTGCTCTTATTATTAAACCtctttttccctcctccaaaaAGATGATCATTTTCTCCAAGATTAATCATCTCAGACAGTGTTTGTGTATTCCTCATCTTTTTTTCACCTTCcttaatattattatgaatgtTTTGTCTCTCAACAATGTTCTCAAACCTCACAGTTTTTGCAGCTGCTTTTCCAGCTGCAGCAGCTTCAGCTTGAGCCAATTTGGACATGTTCTTGTGAAGCTCAGCATTCAATGTTGCCAATGCTACCTCTGTTTCACTCCCTCTTTCCTTCAACATCTTCAATTCTGTTTTCGTTTTCTCAAGCTCCGCCTCTAGCTTCTTTACTGTATCAAAAAGGCTATTagtattattgttgttgttttcttcttctttaaatGATGATGGTGATTTGATGGGACTAaatggtgatggtgatgatggCATTGATCTCCATGATGGTTCTCGCTTAATAGTTACCGAAGGAGAATAATAAGGTGCGGTAGTAGCAGACgtagtactagtagtagttTCTGAGAAAGAGAATGGTTTTGGAGATGGAGAGTATATTTCTCCAACAAGAAGGCGTTCTCCGAAGATAGCTACGGCTTCTTTGACGGAGCTGAAAGGACGAGATGTGTCCACGGTGGAGCTATAATCAACCGTAGGGCTCTCCGAGATGATAGGCTCGGGCtccattgtttttgttttgatttatttgttGAAGGATATGAGAATTATTATGAGTATACTACTAGTATTTGTTTGAG
It contains:
- the LOC123910743 gene encoding nifU-like protein 2, chloroplastic, which translates into the protein MQGVVLLNAQSYYCRGTALQPSSSSSSSSAATKKDTKRFFGTHLLPLKKRTNNNNLWFHSPHSTPPFVIKAVATPNPAVELPLTAENVETVLDEIRPYLISDGGNVALHEIDGNVVRLKLQGACGSCPSSVMTMKMGIERRLMEKIPEIVAVEPIADEETGLELNDENIEKVLEEIRPYLVGAAGGSLELVAIEEPIVKVRITGPAAGVMTVRVAVTQKLREKIPSIAAVQLL
- the LOC123910744 gene encoding uncharacterized protein LOC123910744, which gives rise to MEPEPIISESPTVDYSSTVDTSRPFSSVKEAVAIFGERLLVGEIYSPSPKPFSFSETTTSTTSATTAPYYSPSVTIKREPSWRSMPSSPSPFSPIKSPSSFKEEENNNNNTNSLFDTVKKLEAELEKTKTELKMLKERGSETEVALATLNAELHKNMSKLAQAEAAAAGKAAAKTVRFENIVERQNIHNNIKEGEKKMRNTQTLSEMINLGENDHLFGGGKKRFNNKSTKQKPIIPLLGDLFFKRKNSSSTNHHNNPLYASPF